A window from Chrysiogenia bacterium encodes these proteins:
- a CDS encoding NADH-quinone oxidoreductase subunit M produces MGFIDGHLLTLITFLPLMGAVVVLCMPNEKEDAIRYVSLAFAGVTLVLATYLTFFAFDGSVVAIAPGAINPENMQFVERGSWISAFNIEYYIGVDGLSITMVFLSALVSFFALIASFGIKKAIKAYFALFLILETGMTGVFVSLDFFLFYVFWEVMLLPMYFLIGVWGGPRKEYAAIKFFLYTLAGSVLMLLAMLALYFANDHSFDLLKMMANAESYNRSVEIMGHVFNFGRVLFIGLFIGFAIKVPVFPFHTWLPDAHVEAPTPISVILAGVLLKMGTYGIMRINFPIFPDAANWFAGFLAILGVINIVYGALCAMAQTDMKKLVAYSSVSHMGYCLLGIAALTPEGWTGALFQMFNHGTISAMLFLLVGVIYDRAHHRQIEGFGGLAQQMPIFAAFAGFAFFANLGLPGLSGFVSEVLCFMGAFGPYQTLTMIAVTGVVLTAAYCLWMVQRVFLGPKNPKYDTLPEINRREVLTLVPFAALTLLFGVYPAPILNLINGSMEAVVKLVGG; encoded by the coding sequence ATGGGATTCATTGACGGGCACCTGCTCACCTTGATCACCTTCCTCCCCCTGATGGGCGCGGTCGTCGTGCTGTGCATGCCGAACGAGAAGGAAGACGCCATTCGCTACGTCTCGCTGGCTTTCGCCGGCGTGACCCTGGTGCTGGCGACATACCTGACGTTCTTTGCGTTCGATGGATCGGTCGTGGCCATCGCGCCGGGCGCCATCAATCCCGAGAACATGCAGTTCGTCGAGCGCGGAAGCTGGATCAGCGCCTTCAACATCGAATACTACATCGGTGTGGACGGCCTCTCGATCACGATGGTCTTCCTCTCGGCGCTGGTGAGCTTCTTCGCGCTCATCGCCAGCTTCGGCATCAAGAAGGCGATCAAGGCCTACTTCGCCCTCTTCCTCATTCTCGAGACCGGCATGACGGGCGTGTTCGTCTCGCTCGACTTCTTCCTGTTCTACGTGTTCTGGGAAGTGATGCTGCTGCCGATGTATTTCCTCATCGGCGTGTGGGGCGGCCCGCGCAAGGAATACGCGGCCATCAAGTTCTTCCTGTATACCCTGGCCGGCTCGGTGCTGATGCTGCTGGCCATGCTGGCGCTCTACTTCGCCAACGATCACAGCTTCGACCTGCTGAAGATGATGGCCAACGCCGAGAGCTACAACCGCTCGGTCGAGATCATGGGTCACGTCTTCAACTTCGGCAGGGTCCTCTTCATCGGCCTGTTCATCGGTTTTGCCATCAAGGTGCCGGTCTTCCCGTTCCACACCTGGCTTCCCGATGCGCACGTCGAGGCCCCGACGCCGATCTCCGTCATCCTGGCCGGCGTGCTGCTCAAGATGGGCACCTACGGCATCATGCGCATCAACTTCCCGATCTTCCCCGACGCGGCCAACTGGTTCGCAGGTTTCCTGGCCATTCTCGGCGTGATCAACATCGTCTACGGCGCGCTGTGCGCAATGGCCCAGACCGACATGAAGAAGCTTGTCGCTTACTCCTCGGTCTCCCACATGGGTTACTGCCTGCTGGGCATCGCCGCGCTCACCCCCGAGGGCTGGACCGGCGCGCTCTTCCAGATGTTCAACCACGGCACCATCTCCGCCATGCTCTTCCTGCTGGTGGGCGTCATCTATGACCGCGCCCATCATCGCCAGATCGAGGGCTTCGGCGGACTGGCGCAGCAGATGCCGATCTTCGCCGCATTCGCCGGGTTCGCATTCTTCGCCAACCTGGGCCTGCCGGGCCTCTCGGGCTTTGTGAGCGAGGTCCTCTGCTTCATGGGCGCCTTCGGCCCCTACCAGACGCTGACCATGATTGCGGTGACCGGCGTGGTGCTGACCGCGGCCTACTGCCTGTGGATGGTGCAGCGCGTGTTCCTTGGTCCCAAGAATCCCAAGTACGACACGCTTCCCGAGATCAACCGCCGCGAAGTCCTGACGCTGGTCCCCTTCGCGGCTCTGACGCTGCTCTTTGGTGTCTATCCCGCCCCGATTCTCAACCTGATCAACGGTTCGATGGAAGCCGTGGTCAAGCTGGTGGGCGGTTGA
- a CDS encoding NADH-quinone oxidoreductase subunit N translates to MNPVPVTEFAAVVRALSAELMLAIGVVALVLMSLKFSKNEQREQAGWAAAAFIVAAGIALYMFTLRPFLDEGAGPSFVGLGIGNRMLVIDKLAILFKFLFLGIGLLSILIAQRSKEIMQDHLLEFYALMLAVIFGMMFMATSADFLMIYLSIEMVSILSYILAGFVRGSLRSSEASLKYLLYGAMSSGIMIYGMSLIYGFAGTTNIMEIAYKFRGADYSNNVLMMMAMLFVFAGIGYKIASVPFHFWCPDVYQGAPLPVTAFFSVGPKAAGFALAMRFFVFGLSAPTETNLAGHATMEILGHIDWRTPIYILSIATMTLGNLAALRQSNVKRLLAYSSIAHAGYLMMGLVALTPRAMASIPLYLVIYAVMNLGAFYVVQVIAEQRGSDDLESFRGSFKEAPWLGIAMCVFMFSLTGLPPLAGFAGKFYLFGAVVEQAARAGESRLWILLVIGVLNSAISLFYYVRVIRAMMAGSFDSAEEAEPAKALPVLSVSWATMTVLMIFVIPTVVMGVSFGWLIDAAEWAFS, encoded by the coding sequence ATGAATCCCGTACCCGTAACCGAATTCGCCGCTGTCGTTCGGGCGCTGAGCGCCGAGCTCATGTTGGCTATCGGAGTCGTCGCACTGGTGCTGATGTCGCTGAAGTTCTCCAAGAACGAGCAGCGTGAGCAGGCCGGTTGGGCCGCCGCCGCGTTCATCGTTGCGGCCGGCATTGCACTCTATATGTTCACCCTGCGCCCCTTCCTCGACGAGGGCGCGGGCCCGAGCTTCGTGGGCCTTGGCATCGGCAACCGGATGCTCGTCATCGACAAGCTCGCCATCCTCTTCAAGTTCCTTTTCCTGGGGATCGGCCTTCTTTCGATCCTGATCGCCCAACGCAGCAAGGAAATCATGCAGGACCACCTGCTGGAGTTCTACGCCCTGATGCTGGCGGTGATCTTCGGCATGATGTTCATGGCCACCTCGGCCGATTTCCTGATGATCTATCTCTCCATTGAGATGGTTTCGATTCTCTCGTACATCCTGGCCGGGTTCGTGCGCGGCTCGCTGCGCTCATCGGAAGCCTCGCTCAAGTATCTGCTCTACGGGGCCATGAGCTCGGGCATCATGATCTACGGCATGAGCCTCATCTACGGCTTTGCCGGCACGACCAACATCATGGAGATCGCCTACAAGTTCCGGGGCGCCGATTACTCCAACAACGTGCTGATGATGATGGCGATGCTCTTCGTCTTCGCGGGCATCGGCTACAAGATCGCCTCGGTCCCCTTCCACTTCTGGTGCCCGGACGTCTACCAGGGCGCGCCGCTGCCGGTGACCGCGTTCTTCAGCGTGGGTCCCAAGGCAGCGGGCTTTGCCCTGGCGATGCGCTTCTTCGTCTTCGGCCTGTCCGCCCCGACGGAGACGAACCTGGCCGGCCATGCCACCATGGAGATCCTGGGCCACATCGACTGGCGCACTCCCATTTATATTCTCTCGATCGCAACCATGACGCTGGGCAACCTGGCGGCGTTGCGCCAGAGCAACGTCAAGCGCCTGCTGGCCTACTCGTCCATCGCCCACGCGGGCTACCTGATGATGGGCCTTGTAGCGCTCACCCCGCGCGCGATGGCCTCGATTCCGCTCTACCTGGTGATCTATGCGGTGATGAACCTGGGCGCCTTCTATGTGGTGCAGGTCATTGCCGAGCAGCGCGGCAGCGACGATCTCGAATCCTTCCGCGGCTCCTTCAAGGAGGCCCCGTGGCTTGGAATCGCGATGTGCGTGTTCATGTTCTCGCTGACGGGCCTGCCGCCGCTGGCGGGCTTTGCCGGCAAGTTCTACCTGTTCGGCGCAGTCGTTGAGCAGGCCGCCCGCGCCGGCGAATCGCGCCTGTGGATTCTTCTGGTCATCGGCGTTCTCAACAGCGCGATCAGCCTGTTCTACTACGTGCGGGTCATCCGCGCGATGATGGCCGGTTCCTTCGACAGCGCCGAGGAAGCCGAACCGGCCAAGGCATTGCCGGTCCTGAGCGTCTCGTGGGCCACTATGACCGTGCTCATGATCTTCGTGATCCCGACCGTGGTAATGGGTGTGTCCTTCGGGTGGCTCATCGACGCCGCCGAGTGGGCGTTCAGTTGA
- a CDS encoding NADH-quinone oxidoreductase subunit A codes for MNPYIPILILFAIAPVFAGAFILLSRFVGPRNPTAEKVSTYECGIEPEGTARGRYSVHFYLVAIEFIIFDVEAALLYPWAVTYRDQIKAEGFGPLAMVIVFIAILFLGLAYTAGRGVLDWSKNETRKQMLAHYESEELKEAA; via the coding sequence GTGAATCCCTACATTCCGATTCTGATCCTCTTTGCCATTGCGCCCGTCTTCGCAGGGGCCTTCATCCTGCTCTCGCGCTTTGTCGGACCGCGCAACCCGACCGCCGAAAAAGTCTCCACCTACGAGTGCGGCATCGAACCCGAGGGCACCGCCCGCGGACGCTACAGTGTGCACTTCTACCTGGTGGCCATCGAATTCATCATCTTCGACGTCGAAGCCGCCCTGCTCTATCCCTGGGCGGTGACCTATCGCGACCAGATCAAGGCCGAGGGCTTTGGTCCGCTCGCCATGGTGATCGTGTTCATCGCGATCCTCTTCCTGGGCCTCGCCTACACGGCCGGGCGCGGCGTGCTCGACTGGTCGAAGAACGAAACACGCAAGCAGATGCTCGCTCACTACGAGAGCGAAGAGCTCAAGGAAGCGGCGTAA
- a CDS encoding NADH-quinone oxidoreductase subunit B — MARNIPDISKLPGVTIGDEPAEKSFVLTKLEAVANWGRKYSLWPYPFGTACCGIEMMAMLGPRYDIARYGAELVRFSPRQADMMIVAGTITMKMAPIIKKIYDQMAEPKWVISMGVCASSGGFYTNYCTLQGVDQVIPVDVYVPGCPPHPEAVLRSVLLLQEKIAQGSNFERGRSHVFAEELKDLLQAPQGNPAEKLHQIEKGGRS, encoded by the coding sequence ATGGCGCGGAACATTCCCGACATCTCCAAGCTCCCGGGCGTCACCATCGGTGACGAGCCCGCCGAGAAGAGCTTCGTGCTGACCAAGCTCGAAGCCGTCGCCAACTGGGGCCGCAAGTATTCGCTCTGGCCCTATCCCTTCGGCACCGCCTGCTGCGGCATCGAGATGATGGCCATGCTGGGCCCGCGCTACGACATCGCCCGCTACGGCGCCGAGCTCGTGCGCTTCAGCCCACGCCAGGCGGACATGATGATCGTCGCCGGCACCATCACCATGAAGATGGCGCCCATCATCAAGAAGATCTACGACCAGATGGCAGAGCCCAAGTGGGTCATCTCCATGGGCGTGTGCGCTTCCTCGGGCGGCTTCTACACCAACTACTGCACCCTTCAGGGCGTCGATCAGGTCATTCCCGTCGACGTCTACGTGCCCGGCTGCCCGCCCCACCCCGAGGCCGTGCTGCGCAGCGTGCTGCTGCTGCAGGAAAAGATCGCCCAGGGCTCGAACTTCGAGCGCGGCCGCTCGCACGTCTTCGCCGAAGAGCTCAAGGACCTGCTGCAGGCCCCGCAGGGCAACCCGGCCGAGAAGCTCCACCAGATCGAGAAAGGCGGGCGCTCATGA
- a CDS encoding NADH-quinone oxidoreductase subunit C — protein sequence MSLVEKIQERFGAKVLSVSDLRGDAMLTLSADALVEIATWLRDEAGLKMLSDVAGVDLLHMGRTPRFEVVYNLFGYSSEGISRLLLKVQVGEDHPKVPTLTGVFKSADWLERECWDQFGIVFEGHHNLERILNHHEFVGHPLRKDYPVDGRQILSRPEDL from the coding sequence ATGAGTCTTGTCGAGAAGATTCAGGAGCGCTTTGGCGCGAAGGTTCTCTCCGTGAGTGACCTGCGCGGCGATGCCATGCTCACACTGAGCGCCGATGCCCTGGTAGAGATCGCCACCTGGCTGCGCGACGAGGCGGGCCTGAAGATGCTCAGCGACGTGGCCGGCGTGGACCTGCTTCACATGGGACGCACGCCGCGCTTCGAAGTGGTCTACAACCTCTTCGGTTATTCAAGCGAGGGGATTTCCCGCCTGTTGCTCAAGGTGCAGGTCGGCGAGGATCACCCGAAGGTCCCCACGCTCACTGGCGTATTCAAGTCGGCCGACTGGCTTGAGCGCGAATGCTGGGACCAGTTCGGAATCGTGTTCGAGGGTCACCACAATCTCGAGCGCATCCTCAATCATCATGAATTCGTGGGCCATCCCCTGCGCAAGGACTACCCCGTCGATGGACGGCAGATCCTCTCGCGCCCGGAAGACCTGTAA
- a CDS encoding NADH-quinone oxidoreductase subunit D: protein MAAEQEKLDLSPENLPDHEERESVEHPVTVNIGPAHPATHGTLRLKAVLDGEVIVSAKAEIGYLHRGFEIQCEQVNYQQVIPYTDRLNYLSACMNNTCWTKAVEKLLGIEDQVPERAIYIRVIVDELSRIADHLVCNGIGALDLGGLTNFWYTFYPREKIYDILEKLSGARLTNAYTRIGGVVYDIYPGFEDDLKDAFKELDRGLGGMLKLLQKNRIFNDRVRDVGVVSAEDALAWGWTGPCLRASGVAYDVRKDQPYYHYDEFDWEVVVGEKGDCWDRFFVRVEEIRQSMRIIEQAVARIPDGPVMISDPKIALPPKEEVYNSIEGLINHFKLIFEGVRPPAGEVYSCTEAANGELGFYIVSDGSANPYRVKVRAPSFMHFQAIEQIAKGHYIADAIAILGSLNIIAGELDR from the coding sequence ATGGCAGCCGAGCAGGAAAAGCTGGACCTCTCCCCGGAGAACCTCCCCGATCACGAAGAGCGTGAGTCGGTCGAGCATCCGGTTACGGTCAACATCGGCCCGGCCCACCCGGCCACGCACGGGACGCTGCGCCTCAAAGCCGTTCTCGACGGCGAAGTGATCGTCAGTGCCAAGGCCGAGATCGGTTACCTGCACCGCGGCTTCGAGATCCAGTGCGAGCAGGTCAACTACCAGCAGGTTATCCCCTACACCGATCGCCTGAACTACCTCTCGGCCTGCATGAACAATACGTGCTGGACCAAGGCTGTCGAGAAGCTGCTGGGCATAGAAGATCAGGTTCCCGAGCGCGCGATCTACATCCGCGTCATCGTGGACGAGCTCTCTCGCATTGCCGACCACCTTGTCTGCAACGGCATCGGCGCGCTGGACCTCGGAGGTCTGACCAACTTCTGGTACACCTTCTACCCGCGCGAGAAGATCTACGACATTCTCGAAAAGCTCTCGGGCGCGCGGCTTACCAACGCCTATACCCGCATCGGCGGCGTCGTCTACGACATCTATCCTGGCTTTGAAGACGACCTCAAAGACGCCTTCAAGGAACTCGACCGCGGCCTTGGCGGCATGCTCAAGCTGCTGCAGAAGAACCGCATCTTCAACGACCGCGTGCGCGATGTGGGCGTTGTCTCGGCAGAGGACGCACTGGCCTGGGGCTGGACCGGCCCGTGCCTTCGCGCCTCGGGTGTGGCCTACGACGTGCGCAAGGACCAGCCCTACTACCACTACGACGAGTTCGACTGGGAAGTCGTCGTGGGCGAGAAGGGCGATTGCTGGGACCGCTTCTTCGTGCGGGTCGAGGAGATCCGCCAGAGCATGCGCATCATCGAGCAGGCCGTCGCGCGCATTCCCGACGGCCCGGTCATGATCAGCGATCCCAAGATCGCGCTGCCCCCGAAGGAGGAGGTCTACAACTCCATCGAGGGACTGATCAATCACTTCAAGCTGATCTTCGAGGGCGTGCGCCCTCCGGCCGGCGAAGTGTACTCGTGCACCGAGGCCGCCAACGGCGAGCTCGGCTTCTACATCGTCTCCGACGGCAGCGCCAACCCCTACCGGGTGAAGGTGCGCGCGCCGAGCTTCATGCACTTCCAGGCAATTGAACAGATCGCGAAGGGTCACTATATCGCCGATGCAATCGCGATCCTGGGCAGCCTGAACATCATCGCGGGTGAGTTGGACCGGTAA
- the nuoE gene encoding NADH-quinone oxidoreductase subunit NuoE: MGEPIKFSEETLAVMKTAVAEYPDRASATLPVLQAIQKEKGWVSPEAMEYAAELVGVSIARIREVATFYTMFHLKPVGKYHFQVCTNISCCLRGGEAIYAHCQKRLGIKGGKEVTEDGLFSLEHVECLAACEKAPAMLLGENYVMELDEEKIDELIAKCREEGGN, encoded by the coding sequence ATGGGCGAACCGATCAAATTCAGCGAAGAGACACTTGCCGTCATGAAGACGGCAGTGGCCGAGTATCCCGATCGCGCCAGCGCTACGCTCCCGGTGTTGCAGGCCATCCAGAAGGAAAAGGGCTGGGTCAGCCCCGAGGCCATGGAATACGCCGCCGAGCTGGTGGGCGTGTCCATTGCGCGCATCCGCGAAGTGGCGACCTTCTACACGATGTTCCACCTCAAGCCGGTCGGGAAGTATCACTTCCAGGTCTGCACGAACATCTCCTGCTGCCTGCGCGGCGGCGAGGCGATCTACGCCCACTGCCAGAAGCGTCTTGGCATCAAGGGCGGCAAGGAAGTTACCGAGGACGGCCTGTTCAGCCTCGAACACGTCGAGTGCCTGGCTGCCTGTGAGAAGGCGCCGGCCATGCTGCTGGGTGAGAACTACGTCATGGAGCTCGACGAAGAGAAGATCGACGAGCTTATCGCGAAGTGCCGCGAAGAGGGAGGGAACTGA
- the nuoF gene encoding NADH-quinone oxidoreductase subunit NuoF — MEKVLTSLWGVENSHKLDVYKSHGGYEMAKQVLSDWDSPKLIEHVKATGLRGRGGAGFPTGLKWSFVPIDSEKPKYLCVNADESEPGTAKDRYVLERTPHLLIEGVLIAAKALKCHHAFIYCRGEFYDQLAIVRAAVEEAKAAGIVGKNALGTGYDIQVTVHSGFGAYICGEETGLIESLEGKKGQPRIKPPFPAVHGLYGCPTVVNNVETIAALPWLIKNGPEAYKKMGTEKSPGSKLMSISGHVERPGTYEIELGMPLKDFINETAGGIWKGRKLKACIPGGSSVPVLTAEEVEKVNLDYESCAANGTMLGSGGCIVMDETVDMVHMLRVLGHFYSHESCGQCTPCRRGTSWAHRTLCRIDDGEGKPEDVETLLHIANNMTGRTICPLADALAMPIKSFLTKFREEFDYKARTGKSLVQPGKAA, encoded by the coding sequence GTGGAAAAGGTTCTGACATCCCTCTGGGGAGTGGAAAACTCCCACAAGCTCGACGTCTACAAGAGCCACGGCGGCTACGAGATGGCCAAGCAGGTTCTTTCCGACTGGGATTCGCCCAAACTCATCGAGCACGTCAAGGCCACCGGCCTTCGCGGCCGCGGCGGCGCAGGTTTCCCCACGGGTCTCAAATGGAGCTTCGTGCCCATCGACTCGGAAAAGCCCAAGTATCTTTGCGTCAACGCCGACGAGAGCGAGCCGGGCACCGCCAAGGACCGCTACGTCCTCGAGCGCACACCGCACCTGCTCATCGAAGGTGTGCTCATCGCGGCCAAGGCGCTCAAGTGTCACCACGCCTTCATCTACTGCCGCGGCGAGTTCTACGACCAGCTCGCCATCGTGCGTGCCGCCGTTGAAGAGGCCAAGGCCGCCGGCATCGTGGGCAAGAATGCGCTCGGCACGGGCTACGACATTCAGGTCACTGTGCACTCGGGTTTTGGTGCCTACATCTGCGGCGAAGAGACCGGCCTGATCGAATCCCTCGAGGGCAAGAAGGGCCAGCCGCGCATCAAGCCGCCCTTCCCCGCCGTGCACGGCCTCTATGGCTGCCCCACGGTGGTCAACAACGTCGAGACCATTGCGGCGCTTCCCTGGCTCATCAAGAACGGCCCCGAGGCCTACAAGAAGATGGGAACCGAGAAGAGCCCCGGCTCCAAGCTGATGAGCATCTCCGGTCACGTGGAGCGCCCGGGCACCTACGAGATCGAGCTGGGCATGCCGCTTAAGGACTTCATCAACGAAACCGCCGGCGGTATCTGGAAGGGTCGCAAGCTCAAGGCCTGCATCCCCGGTGGCAGCTCGGTCCCGGTGCTCACCGCCGAAGAGGTGGAGAAGGTCAATCTCGACTACGAATCCTGCGCCGCCAACGGCACCATGCTGGGATCGGGCGGCTGCATCGTGATGGACGAGACCGTGGACATGGTGCACATGCTCCGCGTGCTCGGCCACTTCTATTCGCACGAGAGCTGCGGGCAGTGCACGCCGTGCCGCCGCGGGACGAGCTGGGCACACCGCACCCTCTGCCGCATCGACGACGGTGAAGGAAAGCCCGAGGACGTGGAGACGCTGCTCCACATCGCCAACAACATGACCGGTCGGACCATTTGTCCGCTGGCCGACGCGCTGGCGATGCCCATCAAGAGTTTCCTGACAAAGTTCCGTGAAGAGTTCGATTACAAGGCGCGCACCGGCAAGAGCCTGGTGCAGCCCGGAAAGGCCGCCTGA
- a CDS encoding (2Fe-2S)-binding protein — MPKITIDGTEFEAKDGATVIQTCADNGIDIGHYCWHPGLSPEGNCRMCLVEVEKAPKLMPSCMTTVGDGMVVKTQHTSEKVREAQRDVMEFLLVDHPIDCPICDQAGECKLQDYYMQYDRQPSQVPLDSKVHKPKRQKFSEQVTYDAERCILCTRCVRFCREIEGKEELGMINRGAVSLISLYNDEAKLSGDYQVNIVDICPVGALTHSDFRFKKRVWFMDYTPSICAGCSRGCNVTVGSHNAKVYRYKPRENQDVNQWWMCDEGRLTYKQVHAEGRLLKPRLRSGGDNSEYTDWRRVLDRSADVIKLLEKKEGPQAIAAIGSPLASTEENYLLKKLFAARFPGAKVAFPAADLYKEGGPDKLLKTGDKAPNARAGAALGLTDTIESVIEGIEAGTIKALYMLGDDLAATGPLAERFAKAAEKLSWLMVQSPYYHATAQRAHAVLAATHHLESQGTFINFEGRVQRFAPAIKPQVEARTGVQILQDMAAALGADIPGGEGAQVFDALAAEEKQFSGLSWNALGDQGAKLGQ; from the coding sequence ATGCCGAAGATCACCATCGACGGGACAGAATTCGAAGCCAAGGACGGCGCCACGGTCATCCAGACCTGCGCCGACAATGGCATCGACATTGGTCACTACTGCTGGCACCCGGGCCTCTCGCCCGAGGGCAACTGCCGCATGTGTCTGGTGGAGGTCGAGAAGGCCCCCAAGCTCATGCCCTCGTGTATGACGACCGTGGGCGACGGCATGGTGGTCAAGACCCAGCACACCAGCGAAAAGGTGCGCGAAGCGCAGCGCGACGTCATGGAGTTCCTGCTGGTCGATCATCCCATCGACTGCCCCATCTGCGACCAGGCCGGTGAGTGCAAGCTGCAGGACTACTACATGCAGTACGACCGGCAGCCCTCGCAGGTCCCGCTCGACTCCAAGGTTCACAAGCCCAAGCGCCAGAAGTTCTCCGAGCAGGTCACCTACGACGCCGAGCGCTGCATTCTCTGCACGCGCTGCGTTCGTTTCTGCCGCGAGATCGAGGGCAAGGAAGAGCTGGGCATGATCAACCGCGGCGCGGTGAGCCTGATCAGCCTCTACAACGATGAGGCCAAGCTCAGCGGCGACTACCAGGTCAACATCGTCGACATCTGCCCGGTGGGCGCGCTCACCCACAGCGATTTCCGCTTCAAGAAGCGCGTGTGGTTCATGGACTACACTCCGAGCATCTGCGCCGGTTGTTCGCGCGGCTGCAACGTGACGGTCGGCTCGCACAACGCGAAGGTCTACCGCTACAAGCCGCGCGAGAACCAGGACGTCAACCAGTGGTGGATGTGCGACGAGGGCCGGCTCACCTACAAGCAGGTGCACGCCGAGGGCCGCCTTCTCAAGCCGCGCCTTCGCAGCGGCGGTGACAACTCCGAATACACAGACTGGCGCCGCGTGCTCGATCGCAGCGCGGACGTCATCAAGCTCCTTGAGAAGAAGGAAGGCCCGCAGGCCATTGCCGCCATCGGCAGCCCGCTGGCCTCCACCGAAGAGAACTACCTGCTCAAGAAGCTCTTTGCCGCGCGCTTCCCCGGCGCAAAGGTCGCCTTCCCGGCCGCCGATCTCTACAAGGAGGGCGGCCCCGACAAGCTGCTCAAGACCGGGGACAAGGCGCCCAACGCCCGCGCCGGCGCCGCGCTGGGGCTGACCGACACAATCGAGTCCGTGATCGAGGGCATCGAGGCCGGCACCATCAAGGCGCTCTACATGCTCGGCGACGATCTGGCCGCTACCGGCCCTCTGGCCGAGCGCTTTGCCAAGGCCGCGGAGAAGCTTTCGTGGCTCATGGTGCAGAGCCCCTACTATCACGCCACCGCGCAGCGCGCGCACGCCGTGCTGGCAGCGACCCATCACCTGGAGAGCCAGGGAACCTTCATCAACTTCGAGGGGCGCGTGCAGCGCTTTGCACCGGCCATCAAGCCGCAGGTCGAGGCGCGCACCGGCGTGCAGATTCTCCAGGACATGGCCGCCGCCCTGGGCGCGGACATTCCCGGCGGAGAGGGCGCGCAGGTATTCGACGCGCTGGCCGCCGAAGAAAAGCAGTTTTCGGGCCTGAGCTGGAACGCACTGGGAGACCAGGGCGCAAAGCTCGGGCAGTAA
- a CDS encoding NADH-quinone oxidoreductase subunit H, with translation MDLLDIGMMVLRIALMLLIVLQTLPLLIWMERKASAYMQDRRGPTYAHAGPVRMFGMVHTLTDVVKLIGKEDVTPQAAYKPFHFLAPAIAMSVALVTFAVIPYAGTVQIGERAFPMQVAQLDVGILYILAIASLGVYAVILASWASNNKYTMFGGLRASAQIISYELVMALCLLALIMVNGSLRLDQIVTHQGSAPWNWGVVVQPIAAILFVVCAFAETNRNPFDLPEGESEIVAGFHIEYSSLRFALFFMAEYAHMIVASAIITSLFFGGYKIPFVESATLVSSASPILTGLLWVTLIGGSLMGAFFSFLFVRGNERGGKDIDAAVLAVVAGFGPAAAAALVLLLTGFSPELGATGASIFASVLQLLAFMAKTIFFCFLFIWVRWTLPRFRYDQLMTVGWKYMLPLALLNVLVTGLILYGKDVG, from the coding sequence ATGGATTTGCTTGATATCGGCATGATGGTACTGCGCATCGCACTGATGCTGCTCATCGTGCTTCAAACACTGCCCCTCCTGATCTGGATGGAGCGCAAGGCGAGTGCCTACATGCAGGACCGCCGCGGGCCGACCTACGCCCATGCCGGTCCGGTGCGCATGTTCGGCATGGTCCACACGCTCACCGACGTGGTGAAGCTCATCGGCAAGGAAGACGTCACCCCGCAGGCCGCTTACAAGCCCTTCCACTTCCTGGCGCCGGCCATTGCGATGTCCGTGGCGCTGGTCACTTTCGCAGTCATCCCCTACGCAGGCACGGTGCAGATCGGCGAGCGCGCCTTCCCCATGCAGGTCGCCCAGCTCGACGTCGGTATCCTCTACATTCTGGCGATCGCTTCGCTGGGGGTCTACGCGGTGATCCTCGCCTCGTGGGCTTCGAACAACAAGTACACCATGTTCGGCGGGCTTCGCGCCTCGGCCCAGATCATCAGCTACGAGCTCGTCATGGCGCTGTGTCTGCTGGCGCTCATCATGGTCAACGGCTCGCTGCGCCTCGATCAGATCGTCACCCATCAGGGCTCGGCGCCCTGGAACTGGGGCGTCGTCGTGCAGCCCATCGCCGCAATCCTGTTCGTGGTCTGCGCCTTTGCCGAGACCAACCGCAACCCCTTCGACCTTCCCGAGGGCGAGAGTGAGATCGTTGCCGGTTTCCACATCGAGTATTCGAGCCTGCGCTTCGCCCTGTTCTTCATGGCCGAGTACGCGCACATGATCGTGGCCTCTGCCATCATCACGAGCCTGTTCTTCGGCGGCTACAAGATTCCCTTTGTCGAATCGGCGACACTGGTATCGAGTGCCTCGCCCATCCTCACCGGACTGCTGTGGGTCACGCTCATCGGCGGCTCGCTCATGGGCGCTTTCTTCAGCTTCCTGTTCGTGCGCGGCAACGAGCGCGGCGGCAAGGATATCGACGCGGCCGTGCTTGCCGTGGTGGCGGGCTTTGGCCCCGCTGCCGCCGCGGCGCTGGTGCTGTTGCTGACGGGCTTCTCGCCCGAGCTTGGCGCCACAGGGGCGAGCATCTTCGCCTCCGTGCTCCAGCTTCTCGCCTTCATGGCCAAGACGATTTTCTTCTGCTTCCTCTTCATCTGGGTGCGCTGGACCCTGCCGCGCTTCCGCTATGACCAGCTCATGACCGTTGGCTGGAAGTACATGCTGCCGCTGGCGCTGCTCAACGTGTTGGTGACGGGCCTGATTCTCTACGGAAAGGACGTGGGCTAA